A portion of the Cryptomeria japonica chromosome 5, Sugi_1.0, whole genome shotgun sequence genome contains these proteins:
- the LOC131034673 gene encoding ADP-ribosylation factor 1, with translation MGLKLSKLFPCIFAKKEIQIVMVGLDAAGKTTILYNFKLGRAIRTIPTVGFNIEVVKHKNIAFTVWDVGGQENIRPLWTHYLRNAEGLVFVVDSNDRERIGEAKDLLHKMLSEDDLKGVSLLVFANKQDFPNAMNTAEIIEKLDLQSLSDCCWYVQNSCATSGEGLFEGLDWLSKACKN, from the coding sequence ATGGGTCTGAAATTGAGCAAGCTTTTTCCTTGCATATTTGCAAAGAAGGAGATTCAGATAGTGATGGTGGGTCTTGATGCAGCTGGTAAGACCACCATTTTGTACAACTTCAAGCTTGGGCGGGCCATCAGAACAATCCCCACAGTGGGCTTCAATATTGAGGTTGTGAAGCACAAGAACATTGCATTCACTGTTTGGGATGTTGGGGGTCAGGAAAACATCAGACCTCTTTGGACCCATTACTTGAGAAATGCTGAAGGGCTTGTATTTGTGGTTGACAGTAATGACAGAGAGAGAATTGGTGAAGCAAAAGATCTGTTGCACAAGATGCTCAGTGAAGATGATTTGAAAGGAGTTTCTCTGCTTGTTTTTGCAAACAAACAGGATTTTCCCAATGCAATGAACACTGCTGAGATAATTGAGAAGCTTGATCTGCAATCCTTGTCTGATTGCTGTTGGTATGTTCAGAACTCCTGTGCTACTTCTGGAGAAGGGCTCTTTGAAGGATTGGATTGGCTTTCTAAAGCATGTAAGAATTAA